AGCGAAATTACAGCATAGAGGCGAAGATTTAACTGATTTCGGACGTTTTGAAGAACTTGATACGAGAAGAAGAGAACTACTTGTTCAGACAGAAGAATTAAAAAGTAAACGTAACGAAGTATCTCAACAAATTTCTGTATTAAAGCGCGAAAAGAAAGATGCAGAAGCTCTAATTTTAGAAATGCGTGAGGTTGGAGAAAAAGTAAAGGATCTTGATAACGAACTTCGTACAGTTGAAGAAGACTTAGAAAGATTAATGTTATCTATTCCAAATATCCCTCATGAATCTGCTCCAGTTGGTGAAACAGAGGATGATAATGTAGTAGCACGTACTTGGGGAGAAGTGAAAGAATTTACTTATGAGCCAAAACCACATTGGGATCTTGCTACTGATTTAGGAATTTTAGATTTTGAACGCGCTGGGAAAGTAACAGGAAGCCGCTTCGTATTTTACAAAGGTGCTGGTGCAAGATTAGAGCGTGCTTTAATTAGCTTTATGCTTGATCTTCATACTGATGAGCATGGATATGAAGAAGTATTACCTCCATATATGGTAAACCGTGCAAGTATGACGGGAACAGGGCAACTTCCAAAGTTTGAAGAAGATGCATTCCGTATTGAAAGTGAAGATTACTTCTTAATTCCAACAGCTGAAGTACCTGTAACGAATATGCATCGTGATGAGATTTTAAATAAAGAGCAATTGCCTATAAGATATGCTGCATTTAGCTCTTGCTTCCGTTCTGAAGCAGGTTCAGCTGGGCGTGATACACGTGGTTTAATTCGCCAGCATCAGTTCAATAAAGTAGAGCTTGTGAAGTTCGTAAAACCAGAAGATTCTTATGAAGAGTTAGAAAAATTAACAAATGATGCAGAACGCGTGTTACAATTATTAGAGTTGCCATATCGCGTTATGAGCATGTGCACAGGCGATTTAGGATTTACAGCAGCGAAGAAATACGATATTGAAGTATGGATTCCGAGCTATGGCACATATCGTGAAATTTCTTCTTGTAGTAATTTTGAAGCTTTCCAAGCGAGACGTGCAAATATCCGTTTCCGCCGTGAGCCAAATGGAAAACCAGAACATGTTCATACATTAAATGGATCTGGTCTTGCAATTGGACGTACGGTTGCAGCTATTTTAGAGAACTACCAACAAGAAGATGGTACAATTATAATTCCAGAAGTTCTTCGCCCTTATATGGGAGGAAAAACAGTTATTAAGTAAATTTAAACATTCATCGGTATGAGTGATTGGTAATTATGAGCGTTGTCAGTACTGTAATGTAGGAAGGGGAAAGTAAAATTTTCCTTTCCTCATAATTTATTTTAGTAGGGTTGACTAACTGTTTTTCTTTTGATATTATATTTGATGTCAATATGGAGGTATACCCAAGTCTGGCTGAAGGGATCGGTCTTGAAAACCGACAGGCGGCGAGAGTCGCGCGGGGGTTCGAATCCCTCTACCTCCTCCAGATATAATTGACAACAGCGCATATAAGTGGAGATTGGAGAACTCGTTACCAACACGTAACGAGTTTTTATTTTAAAACCAATCATAAAGTATGGTGTAAGGTAATCTTGTCCTTATTACACACTCATATTCCGATGATTATCTTCATAGATATGAAAGGAGTCAACATGGATCTTATTATACAAACGTTTCCTTTAGATGGAAAAACTTTATATTATGTACAATGTCCTGTCTGTAAGAACAATAGAATTTTAAACAGTGGTGCAAACGTATCACGCATTATTAGTGATGATACATTCCGTAAACTTTGTGGTTGTACTTGTGATGTAAAACCAGCTAAGAGTAAAGTAGAGGCGCCAAAACAAGTTAAAAAAGCGGCTGTAAAGAAAGAAGCAGCTCCAAAACGTACAGGTAAAGTATTAACGGCAGTAATTAACGGTAAAGAAATGACTGTTAAAGAGATTGCTGAAGCATACGATATTAGTACAAGTACTGTTCGTCAGCGCATTAACGCAGGAAAACCTGAGAGTGAAATTATTGCTCCAACAAAGAAGAAGTAATTTAATAGGAAAACCCGTGCATATGCACGGGTTTTTTATTTTACAAGTTTACGTGTTTGTTTTAAAAAATGGCCAATTTTTTTAATGATTGGTTCGATTGAATCACCATCTTTTAAAATATCGTACTCATTAATATTTAAGCGTAATACAGGGCATGAATTAAAGTTGTTAATCCAGTTTTCATAACGTCCATGCATTTCTTTCCAGTACTCAATTGGTGTTTGCTGTTCCATTGGGCGCCCGCGTTCTTGAATACGATCGACAATATCATCGAAAGAACCTTCTAAGTAAATTAATAAGTCTGGATGAGGGAAGTAAGGAGTCATGACCATAGCGTCAAATAAACCTTTGTATGTTTCATAATCAGTTTCCGTCATTGTCCCTTTTTCATGATGCATCTTTGCGAAAATTCCAGTGTCTTCGTAAATGGAACGATCTTGAACAAAACCGCCACCATATTCAAAAATTCTTTTTTGTTCCTTAAATCGTTCTGCTAAAAAGTACACTTGTAGGTGGAAGCTCCAGCGAGTGAAGTCCGCATAGAACTTGTCCAAATATGGATTGGAATCTACTTTTTCAAATGATGTGCGATAACCTAAAGCATTAGCTAATGCAGTTGTCATAGTTGATTTACCCACACCTACCGTTCCGGCGATAGTGATTACTGCGTCATTGGGTATATCATATTTTTGCCTTAAATTCATTATTATTTCGACTCCTTTAAGAGAGTATTTTGAAGGGCAGATAGGATGACGTTTAAATCATCAGGATTTTTTACAAAATCCATATCGTCTCCATTAAATTTCAATACTGGTATTTCTGGATGATCTTTTTTAAAAGCATCCATTGCTGTTTCATAATCTTTTGTGAGCTGTAGTAAGTAATTTGGATCCATGTTTTTTTCAAATTCTCTTCCGCGCATGGCGATTCGTTTTTGCAATGTTTCTAGGCTAGCTGTTAAATAAACAATGACATTTGGCACAGGCATATCTTGTGTAAGGATACGATAAATTTGCATGTATTTGTCATATTGAGAGTCTTTTAATGTGCGGGATGCAAAAATTAAATTTTTAAAGATATGGTAATCCGCTACTACTGGTTTCCTTTGATTCAAATACTTTATGTTAATGTCTTCTAATTGTTTGTATCTATTACAAAGAAAGAACATCTCTGTTTGAAAACTCCATTCGTCGATGTCTTCATAGAACTTTCCTAAAAAGGGATTTTCATCAACAATCTCTTTTAGTAAGTGGAGTTGCATGTGAGTTGAAATTTCCTTCGCAAGTGAAGTTTTTCCAACACCAATTGGTCCTTCAACCGTGATAAATGGTACTCCGGTCACGCTGTTTCCTCCTTTCAATCAGTGATTTACCGTGACTACTAAAAACACAAAACAGAATTATTGTAGCACAAGAGGGAAGCGAGCGGGTTAATTTGATATAAAAAGTTAGAAAATAGATATATGTATTAATTAAATTTTATTTTGGTTGATGATGTTATATTTGCTTTCAATGTAGTTTCCATTATTTTCAAGGCATGTATATTATCTTGGTCGTTGTTAGAGGCGATACAATCCTGTGGTACATACAATGTATAATTTCTCATATGAGCATCATTAGCTGTAAATAGGATACATATATTTCCAGCAACCCCTGTTAATATTAGATTTTCTATTTTTAAATAACCTAGTAATGAATTTAAAGGTGTTTCATAAAAAGCGGAATAATGTGGTTTAATAAAAATGTAATCATCAGAATTTGGAGCAATTTTATGGATTATATTTTCGCTATATTCATTTGTGCAATGAGTAATAAGTTGGTCGATATCAGATCTCCAAAGTTGATAATGGTCATTAACGTAAATTATAGGATAGCCGAAGGATTTCATTTTTTTCTTTAATTGTAAAATAGGGTTTGTTATAGTTTCGCATTTTTTAGCTAGAATGGGTCCGTGGGAAAATTGAAAGTCATTAATCATATCGATAATGAGCAAGGCGGTATTTTTCATATGTAATCCCCTCTCTTTTTTCTTTTAGGGTGGATTGAATTTGTAAAAGTTATCCCCTGTGTAGTAAATGGAAATAAGTGTACTTTATTTGTAATGAAAGGACTATGTTATGAAACAAGATCAAGATATTTATTTTATGCAATTAGCGATAGAAGAAGCTAAAAAGGCAGAGGAAATACAGGAAGTACCAATTGGAGCAGTTATAGTGTTAGATGGTGAGGTAATTAGTGTTGCCCATAATTTAAGAGAAACTGAGCAAAGATCAATAGCTCATGCTGAGTTGCTAGCGATAGATGAGGCATGTAAAAAATTAGGGACATGGCGTTTAGAAGATGCAACATTGTATGTAACATTAGAACCTTGTCCAATGTGTGCCGGTGGAATTGTTTTATCACGAGTGAAGCGAGTTGTATATGGTGCAAGTGATCCGAAGGGCGGATGTGCAGGAACATTGATGAATCTTTTAACGGATGAACGCTTCAATCATCAATGTGAAGTAGTATCTGGTGTACTAGAGGAAGAATGCGGTACGTTGTTAACGAACTTTTTTAGAGAGCTTCGTAAAAAAAGAAAAGCGATAAAAAAATTAGGGGGAAATACTGAGAACTAACGTATTTGCATTTTACAAAGAAACAAGTTATACTGATAATGCCTTTAATAAAGGCAACCGAATATTGGTTTTAACTTTGCCGTGCTAAGCGGGGAGGTAGCGGTGCCCTATACTCGCAATCCGCTCTAGCGAGGCCGAATCCCCTCTCGAGGTTATGTTGCTGTAAGGTCTGCCTTAAGTAAGTGGTGTTGACGTTTGGGTCCTGCGCAACGGGACCCCGTGAACCTTGTCAGGTCCGGAAGGAAGCAGCAATAAGCGGGTCTTCTCGTGTGCCGCAGGAGTGCCTGAACCGAGCTAACTGCTTGAGTAACGCTTATGGTACGTAATCGACGGAGGGTGCACGGCAGTTATATATGTATACAAAACTCACCTTAATAAAAAGGTGAGTTTTTTGTATAGAAAATAACTTTTGGAATCTATAAACAGAATGGGTTATAATAAATGAGATAATAACCTTTGAGGGAGGCCGTATTTTCGTGTCATACCAAGCGTTATACCGAACATGGAGACCGCAAAAGTTCGAAGATGTAGTCGGTCAAAAGCACGTGACAAAAACGTTGCAAAATGCCCTTCTTCAAGAGAAAGTTTCACATGCTTATTTATTTTCTGGTCCGAGGGGAACAGGAAAAACAACAATTGCAAAAGTATTTGCAAAAGCAATTAACTGTGAACATGCTCCGGTAGCTGAACCTTGTAATGAATGTCCTTCTTGTTTAGGAATTACACAAGGATCCATTTCAGATGTATTAGAAATTGATGCGGCTTCAAATAACGGTGTAGATGAAATTCGAGATATTAGAGATAAAGTAAAATATGCTCCAAGTGCTGTAGAATATAAAGTATACATTATTGATGAAGTTCACATGCTTTCTATGGGTGCATTCAATGCGCTTTTAAAAACCTTAGAAGAGCCGCCAGGACATGTTATCTTTATTTTGGCGACAACAGAACCTCATAAGATCCCACCTACAATCATTTCACGTTGTCAGCGCTTTGAATTCCGAAAAATATCAGTGAATGATATTGTTGAGAGATTATCAACGGTCGTGACAAATGAAGGTACGCAAGTGGAAGATGAAGCATTACAAATTGTTGCACGTGCTGCCGAAGGTGGTATGCGTGACGCGCTTAGTCTTATTGATCAGGCTATATCTTATAGTGATGAGATTGTTACGACAGAAGACGTATTGGCCGTAACAGGATCTGTTTCTCAGCAATACTTAGGGAATTTAGTAGAGTGCATACGTGAAAATGATGTATCAAGAGCATTGCAAATCATAGATGAAATGATGAGTAAAGGGAAGGATCCAGTTCGTTTTATGGAGGATTTCATTTACTATTATCGTGATATGCTTTTATATCAAACTTCACCGCAACTAGAACATATGTTGGAACGAGTAATTGTAGATGATCAATTCCGTAAGTTGAGTGAAGAAATGCAACCGGAAGTGATCTATGAGATTATTCATACCCTTAGTAAGGGACAACAGGAAATGAAGTGGACAAATCATCCGCGTATTTTCTTAGAAGTTGTTATGGTGCAATTGTGTCAACAGTTTATGATGCAAGCAAATGGTACAGATCGTTTGCAAGCAATTATGAACAGGATGCAGCAACTGGAGAAAGAGTTAGAGCAAGTCAAAAAGAACGGTGTGCCAGCTGGTGTACAACAAGAAGTAAGAGAGACACGTGCAACACCAAAACCGGTACGAACAGGAAGTATGAAAATTCCTGTCGGACGTGTAAATGAAGTATTAAAACAAGCGAAGCGTCAAGATTTAGAACAATTAAAAGCTGTATGGGGTGAGTTGTTAGGAAGACTCAAATCATATAACAAAGTAGCGTTTGCCGTTTTACTAGAAAATAGCGAACCGGTGGCAGCTTCAGATGACACTTACGTTTTAGCATTTCAATATGAGATTCACTGTAAGATGGCGAGCGAAAATCGAGAAGCTATGGATACAGTAGAACAAGCTTTATTTGAATTGCTAAGTAAAAGGTTAAATATGATTGCCATTCCCAAAAGTGAATGGGGTAAAATCCGTGAAGACTTTTTACAACGTGAAGGTGGAGAGTCTGAAGAAAGTCCGGAGAAAAAGGAAGACCCTCTTATAGAAGAGGCAGTGAAATTAGTAGGGCAAGAACTCATTGAAATAAAAGAGTAATAATAATTAGGAGGAATTAATTATGATGCGTGGCGGAATGGGAAATATGAATAACATGATGAAACAAATGCAAAAGATGCAAAAGGACATGGCGAAAGCACAAGAAGAGCTTGGTGAAAAAACAGTTGAAGGTACAGCTGGCGGCGGAATGATTACAGTTATCGCAAATGGTCACAAGCAAATTCTTGAAGTGAAGATTAAAGAAGAAGTTGTAGATCCAGAAGATATCGAAATGTTACAAGACTTAGTGTTAGCTGCAACAAATGATGCGCTTAAAAAGGCTGATGAGCTTTCAAACTCTACAATGGGTAAATTTACAAAAGGCTTAAACTTACCGGGTGGAATGTTCTAGGAGGATATTGATACATGCATTATCCAGAACCAATATCAAAACTAATCGATAGTTTTATGAAGTTGCCAGGTATCGGACCGAAAACAGCGGTTCGATTGGCGTTTTTCGTATTAGATATGAAAGAAGATGACGTGTTAGGTTTCGCGAAAGCACTTGTAAATGCGAAGCGAGATTTAGCGTACTGTTCTGTATGCGGACATATTACTGATCGTGATCCTTGTTATATTTGTAATGATTCACATCGAGATCAATCAGTTGTTTGTGTCGTGCAAGAACCGAAAGATGTAATCGCGATGGAAAAAATGAAAGAGTATCAAGGTGTATATCATGTGTTACGTGGTGCGATTTCTCCTATGGAGGGAATTGGACCGGAAGACATTAATATCCCACAACTCTTAAAGCGACTACATGATGAAACCGTACAAGAAGTGATATTAGCAACAAACCCTAATATTGAAGGGGAAGCTACAGCCATGTATATCTCCCGCCTCTTAAAACCTACAGGCATTAAAGTAACTCGTATTGCGCATGGTCTGCCAGTTGGTGGAGATTTAGAATATGCAGATGAAGTGACACTATCCAAAGCGTTAGAAGGTCGCAGAGAAGTATAAGAGGAGAAACAAAAATGTTCTTTCAAAAAAAGGGTAAATTGCGTAAAGAGTATGACGATAAGTTAATTGTACTTTTGGAAAAAGTGAAGAATGAGTGGTTACGTCAGAAGAGAATGGTCGAACAAAGTGTAGAACCGTCTCAAGATGTCATTTGTTCTTTGAAAATAGCAGAGGCGAAATATTTCTTTTTGTTGAAAGAAGCAAAGCGTCGTCCTGTAAAAATGGAACAATGGTAAAGGGTTCTGCTTTCTAAGCAGGCCTTTTTATTTTATTTGTTAAATGCTGAGTTATTGTTTTATTTAGTTTATATGAAAGGGATGCCACTTATGATAACTGTTCTTTTTTATTGTCTTGTCCCATACAAATAAATGTATAGGTCATTCATAAGGAGGAAAAAATGAATTCTACAATTATTATTGTTGGCATTCTTACTTTAGTATTTATTTTTCTTGTTTTTGGTGTTGCCTCTAAGCCATTACGTTTTATAGGTAAGGTGATTTTTCATGTTACTTTAGGAATAGCGTTGCTTTTTATCGTAAATGTTATAGGGACATATTTTGATTTTCATATCCCGATTAACATGGGTACAGCAGCAATAACGAGTTTATTAGGCCTACCCGGTGTGGCAGCATTAGTGATTATTAAGCTTTATATCATGCCAAGATAAAATTATTTTGGCATTTTTTTTAAAAGTGTTGACTATTAAATGATTAATATGGTAAATTAATAAGCGTCGTCAGCAGCGAAAGAAAAAAACTGTTGACAGATTTAACGAGAAATGTTAAATTATAAAAGTCGCTAAAACGCGATGTTGAACTTTGAAAACTAAACGAAACAAACAACGTGAAACGTCAATTTTTATTTTAGATGCTAGACAAACTAACTTTATTGGAGAGTTTGATCCTGGCTCAGGATGAACGCTGGCGGCGTGCCTAATACATGCAAGTCGAGCGAATGGATTAAGAGCTTGCTCTTATGAAGTTAGCGGCGGACGGGTGAGTAACACGTGGGTAACCTGCCCATAAGACTGGGATAACTCCGGGAAACCGGGGCTAATACCGGATTTTGCTGGTTCGAAATTGAAAGGCGGCTTCGGCTGTCACTTATGGATGGACCCGCGTCGCATTAGCTAGTTGGTGAGGTAACGGCTCACCAAGGCAACGATGCGTAGCCGACCTGAGAGGGTGATCGGCCACACTGGGACTGAGACACGGCCCAGACTCCTACGGGAGGCAGCAGTAGGGAATCTTCCGCAATGGACGAAAGTCTGACGGAGCAACGCCGCGTGAGTGATGAAGGCTTTCGGGTCGTAAAACTCTGTTGTTAGGGAAGAACAAGTGCTAGTTGAATAAGCTGGCACCTTGACGGTACCTAACCAGAAAGCCACGGCTAACTACGTGCCAGCAGCCGCGGTAATACGTAGGTGGCAAGCGTTATCCGGAATTATTGGGCGTAAAGCGCGCGCAGGTGGTTTCTTAAGTCTGATGTGAAAGCCCACGGCTCAACCGTGGAGGGTCATTGGAAACTGGGAGACTTGAGTGCAGAAGAGGAAAGTGGAATTCCATGTGTAGCGGTGAAATGCGTAGAGATATGGAGGAACACCAGTGGCGAAGGCGACTTTCTGGTCTGTAACTGACACTGAGGCGCGAAAGCGTGGGGAGCAAACAGG
This genomic interval from Bacillus thuringiensis contains the following:
- the serS gene encoding serine--tRNA ligase, whose amino-acid sequence is MLDIKFLRTNFEEVKAKLQHRGEDLTDFGRFEELDTRRRELLVQTEELKSKRNEVSQQISVLKREKKDAEALILEMREVGEKVKDLDNELRTVEEDLERLMLSIPNIPHESAPVGETEDDNVVARTWGEVKEFTYEPKPHWDLATDLGILDFERAGKVTGSRFVFYKGAGARLERALISFMLDLHTDEHGYEEVLPPYMVNRASMTGTGQLPKFEEDAFRIESEDYFLIPTAEVPVTNMHRDEILNKEQLPIRYAAFSSCFRSEAGSAGRDTRGLIRQHQFNKVELVKFVKPEDSYEELEKLTNDAERVLQLLELPYRVMSMCTGDLGFTAAKKYDIEVWIPSYGTYREISSCSNFEAFQARRANIRFRREPNGKPEHVHTLNGSGLAIGRTVAAILENYQQEDGTIIIPEVLRPYMGGKTVIK
- a CDS encoding DUF3797 domain-containing protein; the protein is MDLIIQTFPLDGKTLYYVQCPVCKNNRILNSGANVSRIISDDTFRKLCGCTCDVKPAKSKVEAPKQVKKAAVKKEAAPKRTGKVLTAVINGKEMTVKEIAEAYDISTSTVRQRINAGKPESEIIAPTKKK
- a CDS encoding deoxynucleoside kinase codes for the protein MNLRQKYDIPNDAVITIAGTVGVGKSTMTTALANALGYRTSFEKVDSNPYLDKFYADFTRWSFHLQVYFLAERFKEQKRIFEYGGGFVQDRSIYEDTGIFAKMHHEKGTMTETDYETYKGLFDAMVMTPYFPHPDLLIYLEGSFDDIVDRIQERGRPMEQQTPIEYWKEMHGRYENWINNFNSCPVLRLNINEYDILKDGDSIEPIIKKIGHFLKQTRKLVK
- a CDS encoding deoxynucleoside kinase, which gives rise to MTGVPFITVEGPIGVGKTSLAKEISTHMQLHLLKEIVDENPFLGKFYEDIDEWSFQTEMFFLCNRYKQLEDINIKYLNQRKPVVADYHIFKNLIFASRTLKDSQYDKYMQIYRILTQDMPVPNVIVYLTASLETLQKRIAMRGREFEKNMDPNYLLQLTKDYETAMDAFKKDHPEIPVLKFNGDDMDFVKNPDDLNVILSALQNTLLKESK
- a CDS encoding isochorismatase family cysteine hydrolase → MKNTALLIIDMINDFQFSHGPILAKKCETITNPILQLKKKMKSFGYPIIYVNDHYQLWRSDIDQLITHCTNEYSENIIHKIAPNSDDYIFIKPHYSAFYETPLNSLLGYLKIENLILTGVAGNICILFTANDAHMRNYTLYVPQDCIASNNDQDNIHALKIMETTLKANITSSTKIKFN
- the tadA gene encoding tRNA adenosine(34) deaminase TadA encodes the protein MKQDQDIYFMQLAIEEAKKAEEIQEVPIGAVIVLDGEVISVAHNLRETEQRSIAHAELLAIDEACKKLGTWRLEDATLYVTLEPCPMCAGGIVLSRVKRVVYGASDPKGGCAGTLMNLLTDERFNHQCEVVSGVLEEECGTLLTNFFRELRKKRKAIKKLGGNTEN
- the dnaX gene encoding DNA polymerase III subunit gamma/tau; translation: MSYQALYRTWRPQKFEDVVGQKHVTKTLQNALLQEKVSHAYLFSGPRGTGKTTIAKVFAKAINCEHAPVAEPCNECPSCLGITQGSISDVLEIDAASNNGVDEIRDIRDKVKYAPSAVEYKVYIIDEVHMLSMGAFNALLKTLEEPPGHVIFILATTEPHKIPPTIISRCQRFEFRKISVNDIVERLSTVVTNEGTQVEDEALQIVARAAEGGMRDALSLIDQAISYSDEIVTTEDVLAVTGSVSQQYLGNLVECIRENDVSRALQIIDEMMSKGKDPVRFMEDFIYYYRDMLLYQTSPQLEHMLERVIVDDQFRKLSEEMQPEVIYEIIHTLSKGQQEMKWTNHPRIFLEVVMVQLCQQFMMQANGTDRLQAIMNRMQQLEKELEQVKKNGVPAGVQQEVRETRATPKPVRTGSMKIPVGRVNEVLKQAKRQDLEQLKAVWGELLGRLKSYNKVAFAVLLENSEPVAASDDTYVLAFQYEIHCKMASENREAMDTVEQALFELLSKRLNMIAIPKSEWGKIREDFLQREGGESEESPEKKEDPLIEEAVKLVGQELIEIKE
- a CDS encoding YbaB/EbfC family nucleoid-associated protein, with amino-acid sequence MRGGMGNMNNMMKQMQKMQKDMAKAQEELGEKTVEGTAGGGMITVIANGHKQILEVKIKEEVVDPEDIEMLQDLVLAATNDALKKADELSNSTMGKFTKGLNLPGGMF
- the recR gene encoding recombination protein RecR translates to MHYPEPISKLIDSFMKLPGIGPKTAVRLAFFVLDMKEDDVLGFAKALVNAKRDLAYCSVCGHITDRDPCYICNDSHRDQSVVCVVQEPKDVIAMEKMKEYQGVYHVLRGAISPMEGIGPEDINIPQLLKRLHDETVQEVILATNPNIEGEATAMYISRLLKPTGIKVTRIAHGLPVGGDLEYADEVTLSKALEGRREV
- a CDS encoding YaaL family protein, which produces MFFQKKGKLRKEYDDKLIVLLEKVKNEWLRQKRMVEQSVEPSQDVICSLKIAEAKYFFLLKEAKRRPVKMEQW
- a CDS encoding pro-sigmaK processing inhibitor BofA family protein, encoding MNSTIIIVGILTLVFIFLVFGVASKPLRFIGKVIFHVTLGIALLFIVNVIGTYFDFHIPINMGTAAITSLLGLPGVAALVIIKLYIMPR